The Pseudomonas sp. DG56-2 genome contains a region encoding:
- a CDS encoding bifunctional diguanylate cyclase/phosphodiesterase, whose amino-acid sequence MTVTEQLSALSTILAQGGLHSLFQPIVCLSERRILGYEALSRGPSNSPLHSPINLFGVARQAGRLTELEVACRESACRRFSQQQLDGKLFLNVSPESLLEPQYQSGRTLKMLHELGLSPSRVVIELTEQTPTDDFQLLFNALHHYRDMGFSIALDDLGAGYSSLRLWSELRPDYVKIDRHFIDGIHLDTVKREFIGSILQIARASRAQVIAEGIELAEELKVLTEMGVDLVQGYLLGRPQEQPSRDIQHMLASPDRQMQPLSEDSGNLAALLNEQPAVPQGTSTAQVLDLFRRQANLNSLAVLNEHRQPCGIVHRHSLSDALLKPFATDLFARKPISRLMSDDFLAVELTQSLQQVSRLLTSRARQRIEEDFIIIHNGRYLGLGRVIDVLKLITEQKIQQARYANPLTLLPGNVPIQQCLTRLLQQQREATICYVDIDSFKPFNDIYGYARGDEVLLCLAQCLNERVDPNHDFVGHIGGDDFMLVLGSADWERRLQLLLEDFQRQCRRFYRPEHAQAGCFIAPNRQGQRQEFALLSLSIGVVHLRPEACADLDAGQLAELASQAKHQAKELCGHSLYLIDTVGTDQASSFSG is encoded by the coding sequence ATGACCGTGACCGAACAGCTCAGCGCGTTGAGCACCATTCTTGCTCAAGGCGGCTTGCACAGCCTGTTCCAGCCGATTGTCTGCCTGTCCGAGCGGCGTATCCTCGGCTACGAAGCCTTGAGCCGTGGCCCGTCCAACAGCCCGTTGCACTCCCCCATCAACCTGTTTGGCGTCGCGCGCCAGGCCGGTCGACTGACCGAGCTGGAAGTGGCCTGCCGGGAAAGCGCCTGCCGACGCTTCAGTCAGCAGCAACTGGATGGCAAGCTGTTCCTCAACGTGTCTCCTGAGTCCTTGCTGGAGCCTCAGTATCAGTCTGGGCGCACCTTGAAAATGCTTCACGAGCTGGGTTTATCGCCAAGCCGGGTGGTCATCGAGCTCACCGAACAAACGCCCACCGACGATTTCCAGCTGCTGTTCAATGCCCTGCACCACTATCGTGACATGGGGTTTTCGATTGCCCTGGATGACTTGGGCGCCGGCTATTCAAGCCTGCGCTTGTGGTCGGAACTCCGTCCGGACTACGTCAAGATCGATCGTCACTTCATCGATGGTATTCACCTGGACACGGTCAAACGCGAGTTCATCGGTTCCATTCTGCAAATCGCCCGAGCATCGCGAGCGCAAGTGATCGCCGAAGGCATCGAGCTTGCCGAAGAGCTCAAGGTATTGACCGAAATGGGCGTCGACCTTGTTCAGGGCTACCTGCTCGGCCGTCCCCAGGAACAGCCATCGCGAGATATCCAGCACATGCTGGCCAGCCCTGACCGGCAAATGCAGCCCCTGAGCGAAGACAGCGGCAACCTGGCGGCCCTGCTCAACGAGCAGCCTGCGGTGCCGCAGGGCACCTCCACCGCGCAGGTGTTGGACCTGTTTCGGCGTCAGGCCAACCTCAATTCGCTGGCAGTGCTCAATGAACACCGTCAACCCTGCGGTATCGTCCACCGTCATTCGTTGTCCGATGCCTTGCTCAAACCCTTTGCCACCGACCTGTTTGCCCGCAAGCCGATCAGCAGGCTGATGAGCGACGACTTTCTGGCCGTGGAGTTGACCCAGTCGCTGCAACAGGTCAGTCGCTTGCTCACCAGCCGAGCACGCCAGCGCATTGAAGAAGACTTCATCATTATTCATAACGGCCGCTACTTGGGCCTGGGTCGGGTAATCGATGTGCTCAAGTTGATCACCGAACAAAAAATCCAGCAGGCGCGTTACGCCAATCCCCTGACCCTGTTGCCTGGCAACGTACCGATCCAGCAGTGCCTGACTCGCCTGCTGCAACAGCAGCGCGAGGCAACAATCTGCTATGTGGATATCGACAGTTTCAAACCTTTCAATGACATCTACGGTTATGCCCGTGGCGACGAGGTCTTGCTGTGCCTGGCCCAGTGCCTGAATGAACGGGTAGATCCCAACCACGACTTCGTCGGTCACATTGGCGGTGACGATTTCATGCTGGTTCTGGGTTCTGCCGACTGGGAGCGCAGGCTGCAACTGCTGCTCGAAGACTTCCAGCGCCAGTGCCGGCGCTTCTACCGCCCCGAACACGCGCAGGCCGGGTGTTTCATCGCCCCCAATCGGCAAGGGCAGCGTCAGGAGTTCGCGCTGTTGTCATTGTCGATCGGCGTGGTGCACCTGCGCCCGGAGGCATGCGCCGACCTCGATGCCGGGCAGCTCGCCGAACTGGCATCACAGGCCAAGCACCAGGCCAAGGAACTGTGCGGGCACAGCCTGTACCTGATCGATACCGTGGGTACGGATCAGGCTTCTTCTTTTTCCGGATAG